The following proteins are encoded in a genomic region of Pirellulales bacterium:
- the secG gene encoding preprotein translocase subunit SecG, translated as MNGLLGLLLLATSIFLILLILIQRGRGGGLAGAFGGMGGQSAFGTKAGDLFTRVTIGVTFLWIVLCIVGVKVMGSNANHFSGGPNGPGTEQNSGPELPSSRASSGGAPTGAGTEKSDATDKGAAAGTGATEGAPAGTVPGNENKGSGAPASGVDNSTGGTAPVAPPAASDSSKASK; from the coding sequence ATGAACGGGTTGCTGGGATTACTGTTGTTGGCCACGTCGATCTTTTTGATTTTATTAATTTTGATTCAACGCGGGCGCGGTGGCGGCTTGGCAGGCGCTTTCGGCGGCATGGGCGGACAAAGCGCATTTGGCACGAAGGCGGGCGATTTGTTTACCCGCGTAACCATTGGCGTCACATTTTTGTGGATTGTGCTGTGCATTGTCGGCGTGAAGGTGATGGGCAGCAACGCGAACCACTTTAGCGGCGGGCCCAACGGTCCAGGCACAGAACAAAACAGCGGGCCCGAATTGCCATCCAGCCGCGCTTCATCTGGCGGCGCACCAACTGGCGCCGGCACGGAAAAATCGGACGCCACTGATAAAGGTGCAGCAGCCGGCACCGGAGCCACCGAAGGCGCGCCCGCAGGCACAGTGCCCGGCAACGAAAATAAGGGATCTGGCGCGCCGGCCAGCGGCGTCGATAACAGCACCGGTGGCACAGCGCCTGTGGCGCCCCCGGCTGCCAGCGATTCCAGCAAGGCCTCGAAATGA